From a region of the bacterium genome:
- a CDS encoding efflux RND transporter periplasmic adaptor subunit: MSRGKFLIVSLGVLLVLGGVGGALYFKGMLPGAPGPAAALADTTGADVAGDPTDGNEDGKPEVKPVPVELALVEGRSIAAYYRAASVIEADRLVALVGRTAGRVRAVNVEEGDWVSEGQILAELENDRERIQLEKADLTVADKKRQRDRSARMLEEQLISQQEFDDQESAWRMAKAERDLAEIALEDTRVRASFAGRVTERHIVPGQQLALAAPAFTVGDFSPLRVRVHLPEAVARKVAPGQRVLVAPEAADVELEASVERVSPVVDPATSTVRLTLLLEGDAAGEAARVGGFVKVRITTDQHHDALAIPKTALVEEGALRNVFVAEADTVRKVEIETGLYDESHVEVLEGLFEGDFVVTMGQGGLRTGTPIKALNGEAVGYVGAEEDVARDPAAKPETVTALADRDR, translated from the coding sequence ATGAGCAGAGGGAAGTTCCTGATCGTGAGCCTGGGTGTGCTGCTGGTGCTGGGGGGCGTCGGCGGCGCCCTCTATTTCAAGGGCATGCTGCCCGGGGCCCCGGGCCCGGCCGCCGCCCTGGCCGACACCACCGGCGCCGACGTCGCCGGCGACCCCACCGACGGCAACGAGGACGGCAAGCCCGAGGTCAAGCCCGTGCCCGTGGAACTGGCGCTGGTCGAGGGGCGCAGCATCGCGGCGTACTACCGGGCCGCGTCGGTCATCGAGGCCGACCGTCTGGTCGCGCTCGTGGGCCGCACCGCCGGGCGCGTGCGCGCGGTGAACGTGGAAGAGGGCGACTGGGTGAGCGAGGGCCAGATCCTGGCCGAGCTGGAGAACGACCGCGAGCGGATCCAGCTCGAGAAGGCCGACCTGACCGTCGCCGACAAGAAACGCCAGCGCGACCGCAGCGCCCGCATGCTCGAGGAGCAGCTCATCTCCCAGCAGGAATTCGACGACCAGGAGTCGGCCTGGCGCATGGCCAAGGCCGAGCGCGACCTGGCCGAGATCGCCCTGGAGGACACCCGCGTGCGGGCCTCGTTCGCCGGCCGCGTGACCGAACGGCACATCGTGCCGGGCCAGCAGCTGGCCCTGGCCGCGCCCGCCTTCACCGTGGGCGATTTCAGCCCGCTGCGGGTGCGGGTGCACCTGCCCGAGGCCGTCGCCCGCAAGGTCGCGCCCGGGCAGCGCGTGCTCGTGGCTCCCGAGGCCGCCGACGTGGAGCTCGAGGCGTCGGTCGAGCGGGTCTCGCCCGTGGTCGATCCGGCCACCAGCACCGTGCGCCTGACCCTCCTGCTCGAGGGCGATGCCGCCGGCGAGGCGGCCCGCGTGGGCGGTTTCGTCAAGGTGCGCATCACCACCGACCAGCACCACGACGCCCTGGCCATTCCCAAGACCGCCCTGGTCGAGGAGGGCGCCCTGCGCAACGTCTTCGTGGCCGAGGCCGACACCGTCCGCAAGGTCGAGATCGAGACAGGCCTGTACGACGAATCGCATGTCGAGGTGCTCGAAGGGCTCTTCGAGGGCGACTTCGTGGTCACCATGGGGCAGGGCGGCCTGCGCACGGGGACGCCCATCAAGGCCCTCAACGGCGAAGCCGTCGGGTACGTGGGCGCCGAGGAGGACGTGGCGCGCGATCCCGCCGCCAAGCCCGAGACCGTCACCGCCCTCGCCGACCGCGACCGCTAG